In Terriglobus aquaticus, the genomic window AAACTGCCGCCGCTTGTTCCAGATGGTGGCGCACACGGCACGCATGCGGATCGTCGCGCCGGTGAACGACTCCCAGGCGAAGTTCGGCTCCGGGGCGACGACTCGAACCGGCGTGGGCTCCCCGGCTCCCATGTTTAGCAGCAGCCTGACCGTCAGGTGCTCCGCCAGGACCTTGCGCTCTACGGCGCGGACCTCGCCCTCGACCTCCACCCACTCGCTGTCCTGGCCGCCCCAGCCCAGGTCGGCGGCGTGCATGTGCGATGGCACTGGCAGCGGCCCATGCCCTAAGACGCGAACGGAGGCCCGGTTCACCGTGGGCGCAAAGTCGCCCGGCGAGGTGACGCCGTCTACAGCGACGCGGTCGCCCGGTCGCAGTTCCGGGCCGCCGGGTGCACGGTTGACCGCAATGCCGCCGGTCACGTCCTCCAGGAAGAACGAGTTCTTCCAGCCGCCGGAAACCGTGACCACGCCGGTCAGGTGCACGGGTTCGGCCTCCGCGGCCTCCGACGGATTCAGCAAGTGGACTTCGCGCGCGGTGGTTCGCGGTTGCACGATATCAGCGTGGGCAATGCTGGATCCTGACAGGGACACTGCCAGGGCCGTAAGGAGCAGGGCTAGAAGTTCGCGAAGATGCGTCCGGCTGTGCAAGGTTCCCTTCGTCACAATTCATCCCTTCTGCCTGCTGCCGGATCGGTCCCGGTCCATGGGTTGCCCAATGCCTCTATCGGCGCTGCAGCAATGTGCGACAGGAGGAATTTGCGGACGGCCCAGGGTTGCCGCCGCCGTAGCTGGCTGACACACTTGAAGCATGGCTTTGCATCTGGAACGTTCGCAGGAACTGCAACAACGCGCGGAGGCGCTGATCCCGGGCGGGGTGGACTCGCCGGTGCGCGCATTTCGCGCCGTGGGCGGACATCCGCCGTTTGTAGAGCGCGCCGAGGGAGCGTACCTGTACGACGCGGATGGCAACCGTTACCTGGACTACTTTGGATCGTGGGGGCCGATGATCCTGGGCCATGCCGCGCCGGCGGTGATCGAGGCGGTGCGCGAGGCGGCGCTCCGGTCGACGAGCTTCGGCGCGTCCACCGCGGCCGAAGCCGAACTGGCGGAACTGGTTACGCGCGCGGTGCCGTCCATCCAAAAGCTGCGATTTGTTTCGTCGGGGACGGAAGCCGTGATGAGCGCGATCCGCCTGGCGCGGGCGTTTACTGGGCGCAACCGCATCGTGAAATTTGAAGGCTGCTATCACGGCCACTCCGACGCCTTGCTGGTGAAGGCCGGGTCAGGCGTGGCGACGCTGGGCATTCCGGGATCGGCTGGCGTGCCGGTGGAAACGACGCAGTTCACCACGGCACTGCGCTACAACGACCTCGACGAGGTGGAGACGCTGTTTGCGCGTCACCCCGGCGAGGTCGCCTGCGTGATCCTGGAACCGGTGGTGGGCAACGCCGGCACCATCCTGCCAGAGCCCGGATTCCTGGAGGGCCTGCGCGAGATTACGCGGCGTGAGGGAGCCCTGCTGATCCTGGACGAGGTGATGACCGGGTTCCGGCTCTCGTTAGGCGGTGCGCAGCAGATTTACGGGATTACGCCGGACCTGACGACGCTAGGCAAGATCATCGGCGGCGGTTTGCCCGTGGGCGCCTTTGGCGGCCGCGCGGAGATCATGGATATGCTGGCGCCGCTGGGCCCGGTCTATCAGGCCGGAACGCTGAGTGGTAATCCGCTGGCGATGGCGGCCGGCATTGCGCAGTTGAGCGCGCTGCACGCGGCTGGGGCTGAGTTTTACGATCGGCTGGCGGAGACGACCCGGCAGATCGCGGATGGTGTGCAGGAGATCGCGGAGGAGTTGGGTGTGCCGCTGGTGACCAACCGCATCGGCAGCATGTTTACTTGGTTTTTCCGCGACAGCAGCGATTCGGACGTGGTGATCGACTTTGACGATGCCGCGCGATCGCTGACCGAGCGCTTCGGCGTGTTTCACCGCGCCATGCTGGAACGCGGCGTGTGGCTGCCGCCCTCGCAGTATGAGGCGGCGTTTGTCTCTGCCGCCCATGGCGCGGCGGAGGTGGAAGCAACGCTGGCCGCAGCGCGCGAGGCGCTGATGGTGGCGCAGGCTGCACTGCCGACGCCCGAACCGCTGACCGCGTAGGCATCACCGCTCTGGGAGGATTTCACATGCCGTGCAAATCTGCCCTGCTACCCTAAAGTTCTGCAACCAGCCCGCAAGGAAGCCGCGCACGTGAAGCCTGCCGCCGAGTCGAAACCCGATCTCCGCACCCCAGCCGCCACCGGTACAAAGTCCGTTACGTACGCCGACGCCGGCGTTGACATTACGGAGGGCGACCGCACCAAGCAGCGCATCAAGATGCTTGCGCGTAAGACCTTCAATAAACAGGTGCTGAGCGAAATCGGCGGGTTCGGTGGCCTGTTTGGGCTGGACCTGGCGAAGTTTCCGAACCCGGTGCTGGTCAGCTCGGCCGACGGCGTTGGTACCAAGCTGAAGGTGGCGTTTGAGCTTGGCATTCACCACACGGTGGGTGCCGACCTGGTGAACCACTGCGTCAACGACATTGCGGTGCAGGGTGCGACACCGCTGTTCTTTCTGGACTACCTGGCGACCGGCAAGCTGGAAGGCTCGGTGTGCGAGACGGTGGTGAGCGGCTTGTCTGAAGCGTGCAAGGCGAACGGATGCGCCCTGATTGGCGGCGAGACGGCGCA contains:
- the hemL gene encoding glutamate-1-semialdehyde 2,1-aminomutase, whose translation is MALHLERSQELQQRAEALIPGGVDSPVRAFRAVGGHPPFVERAEGAYLYDADGNRYLDYFGSWGPMILGHAAPAVIEAVREAALRSTSFGASTAAEAELAELVTRAVPSIQKLRFVSSGTEAVMSAIRLARAFTGRNRIVKFEGCYHGHSDALLVKAGSGVATLGIPGSAGVPVETTQFTTALRYNDLDEVETLFARHPGEVACVILEPVVGNAGTILPEPGFLEGLREITRREGALLILDEVMTGFRLSLGGAQQIYGITPDLTTLGKIIGGGLPVGAFGGRAEIMDMLAPLGPVYQAGTLSGNPLAMAAGIAQLSALHAAGAEFYDRLAETTRQIADGVQEIAEELGVPLVTNRIGSMFTWFFRDSSDSDVVIDFDDAARSLTERFGVFHRAMLERGVWLPPSQYEAAFVSAAHGAAEVEATLAAAREALMVAQAALPTPEPLTA